In a genomic window of Kluyveromyces marxianus DMKU3-1042 DNA, complete genome, chromosome 7:
- the TUB4 gene encoding gamma-tubulin — MTGEIITLQVGQCGNQVGREFWSQLAKEHGIGKDGLSLVEESPTIIREDNPLTFFKQNDSNRYTPRALLFDLEPSIINDIRSNFPGFFNDRNVWVSQDNLGAGNTWSTGYDYGTENQDQFINMIDREIDATENFEGFQLIHSVAGGTGSGLGSNLLELLADSYHKKLVTTYSVFPSNESEVVVQPYNTMLTLRRLIEDSDASVVFDNNALSNITARVLRDSNISYAQSNQVISTVMSCITNSVRLPSYMFSSLPSIFSTIVPTPSMHFLVPSFSSFTTDFVPESKNIKRSTAYDVILDLFDHNNSMVTHSSDEPVYIAIYDLLQGYIQQSDITRAILKTQKRVQFAPWSKSSLHVNIGKKSSFNQSPNSDYVSGLMLSNSTAINSLLKKTCHSFDTIYNRGAFLHKFQNGRVFENGWDEFKESREVVQSVIEEYAYAAQDSYVDDILLDDNVLMGNDDASMNIQDDDNII, encoded by the coding sequence ATGACTGGTGAAATTATTACGTTACAAGTGGGTCAATGTGGTAATCAAGTTGGCCGAGAGTTTTGGTCTCAATTGGCCAAAGAACATGGGATTGGCAAAGATGGATTGAGTTTGGTGGAAGAATCTCCTACTATTATTAGAGAGGATAATCCATTAACTTTTTTCAAGCAAAATGATTCTAACAGATATACCCCGCGTGCCTTACTATTTGATTTAGAACCTAGTATTATCAACGATATAAGAAGCAACTTTCCAGGATTTTTTAATGATAGGAATGTATGGGTTTCACAAGATAATCTAGGAGCTGGGAATACGTGGTCTACAGGATATGATTATGGTACTGAAAATCAAGACCAATTTATTAATATGATCGATAGAGAGATCGATGCTACGGAGAATTTTGAAGGGTTTCAATTGATCCATTCTGTTGCTGGTGGTACTGGGTCTGGTTTAGGATCGAATTTATTAGAATTATTAGCCGACAGTTATCACAAGAAACTCGTCACTACATACTCTGTGTTCCCAAGCAATGAATCTGAAGTTGTTGTGCAACCATATAACACGATGCTCACCCTTAGAAGATTGATTGAAGATAGCGACGCTTCTGTGGTTTTTGACAACAATGCTCTTTCAAATATAACAGCTAGGGTTCTAAGAGACTCCAATATTAGTTATGCCCAATCTAATCAGGTAATTTCTACCGTGATGTCTTGCATAACAAATAGCGTACGGCTTCCGAGCTATATGTTTAGCTCTTTACCCAGTATATTTTCCACGATCGTTCCAACTCCATCTATGCATTTCCTCGTCCCaagtttctcttctttcactACTGACTTTGTGCCGGAATCTAAGAATATTAAGAGAAGTACTGCATATGATGTTATATTGGATTTATTTGACCACAACAATTCAATGGTAACACACTCATCGGATGAACCTGTGTATATTGCCATTTACGACCTTTTACAAGGTTATATTCAGCAATCGGATATCACTAGAGCTATTttaaaaacacaaaaaagaGTACAATTCGCACCTTGGTCCAAAAGTTCCCTACATGTTAACATTGGTAAGAAATCATCCTTTAATCAATCTCCAAACTCGGACTATGTAAGTGGCCTCATGCTTTCGAATAGCACCGCCATTAACTCACTACTAAAAAAGACATGCCACAGTTTTGATACCATATATAACAGAGGTGCCTTTTTGCACAAATTTCAGAATGGAAGAGTGTTTGAGAATGGATGGGATGAATTTAAGGAAAGCCGAGAAGTCGTTCAGTCAGTAATAGAGGAATATGCATATGCTGCACAGGATTCTTATGTCGATGACATTCTATTAGATGATAATGTATTAATGGGGAATGATGACGCTAGCATGAATAttcaagatgatgataacaTTATATAA